In the genome of Mogibacterium neglectum, the window AGATTTGGCATAAATGCAACTTGTGGTCCCGTATTTTGCACAACAAAAGGGATATCCCCATCGCGACAGCTTTCTAAAAGGTCTCTATCTCCACCTAATGTTGAGTTGGGATAAACTTGGATTTTTATACGCCCGTCGCTTAACCTATATACTTCAGATGAAAATTTTTCTGCATAAAGCTGAGTTACTGTATCCTTTGGACTTGCAGTAGCCAGTGGCAATGCATAATTTTGTTTACTATCAGAACTTACAACTTTAGCTATTTTTTTCGCTTTTACCTTGCTATAATCTGTACCATTTGATTCTATAGAGCAGCTTGAAAGAATAAGCAAAGTTATTAGCCATAATATTATGGCTAGAATTTTTTTATTTTTCATTCAATACCTCCTATAGCAGAGCCAGCGAAAGAGCTGGTATGAAAGTGATTAGTAGCAATGCTATGAGAAAATATCCAATCATAGGCAGAGCTTTTTTTGCAATATCCATAACCGGGACATCCGTAAGGGAACTTGCTATGAATAGATTGACGCCTATAGGTGGTGTGATAAATCCTATAGCAAGATTAACGACCATTATGACTCCGAATTGGATAGGGCTCATGCCAATATTCGTAGCTATAGGAAGCAAGATAGGTGTCAAAATTAGTATCGCCGGCGTTGTATCCATTACCATTCCAACAATGAGCAGAAAGGCGTTTATAACAAGCAATATTATAATCTTGCTGTGAAAATTTGAGTTTATAATCTCACTAACCGACTGAGGAACCTGCATAAGCGTTATAGCTCTCGAAAAAGCCGTGGAAGCAGCAAGAATAAAGAGTATAGGAGTGAAGGTTCGAATAGCTTCCTTAAATATGTCTCTAAGATCCTTTATTTGGATGCTTTTATATACTAACAAACTGATAATCAGGGCATAAAACACAGAGATTACAGCAGCCTCTGTAGGTGATGCAATCCCAGAGTATATACACCCAAGGATAATAACTGGACTCAAAATAGCAAAGAAGCTATCCTTAAATACTTTCCTAAAGCTTCTGCTGTGCAATTTTTTTACTTCCTTCTGGATCCTAACCTTATCCTCACCATATTTACGGCAATAATAAACTGCATAAATCATTAAGAGGATTCCGATTAGCAGTCCAGGTATTATTCCAGCAATAAAGAGCTCACTAACCGATGCACCTGATGCCATACCATACATTATAAAAGGAATGCTCGGCGGGATAATAACTCCTAAACCACCCGCAACTGCAACGATGGCCGTTGTAAATTTAAGATCATACCCAAGCTCTGTAAGTATAGGAATTGTCATGCTACCTACAGCAGCTACCGTCGCTGGTGCAGAACCTGAAATAGCTCCGTAGAACAAACATGTAGCGATTACCGCGCAAGGCATTCCGGCCGTACGATTTCCAAAAAAATATGCGAATATGTCAAAGAGTTTTTTAGATATTCCGCCTTTCGCCATTATGATTCCAGACAATACAAACATAGGTACTGCAAGAAGAGGGAAGGAATCGAGTCCACCAAACATAGCACGCACCATATATTTCGCACCTACTGTGAACGATGGGTCTATAAGCGACGGCAAGACTGATGTAATGCCAAGGGCGATACCCACTGGTATGGCAATAATGAGAAGTATAACGAATATAATTAATAGCATAGCTATTG includes:
- a CDS encoding TRAP transporter large permease, coding for MPIAMLLIIFVILLIIAIPVGIALGITSVLPSLIDPSFTVGAKYMVRAMFGGLDSFPLLAVPMFVLSGIIMAKGGISKKLFDIFAYFFGNRTAGMPCAVIATCLFYGAISGSAPATVAAVGSMTIPILTELGYDLKFTTAIVAVAGGLGVIIPPSIPFIMYGMASGASVSELFIAGIIPGLLIGILLMIYAVYYCRKYGEDKVRIQKEVKKLHSRSFRKVFKDSFFAILSPVIILGCIYSGIASPTEAAVISVFYALIISLLVYKSIQIKDLRDIFKEAIRTFTPILFILAASTAFSRAITLMQVPQSVSEIINSNFHSKIIILLVINAFLLIVGMVMDTTPAILILTPILLPIATNIGMSPIQFGVIMVVNLAIGFITPPIGVNLFIASSLTDVPVMDIAKKALPMIGYFLIALLLITFIPALSLALL